One genomic segment of Vespa velutina chromosome 10, iVesVel2.1, whole genome shotgun sequence includes these proteins:
- the LOC124952034 gene encoding calnexin isoform X1, translated as MAKIVACASLLYLSIICNILDANEQHDNDIKDTNTKSTYQSPEPSGFAYLAEHFDDRERFDTAWVLSEAKKDNIDEDIAKYDGIWTIEEPKRPIQDGDLGLILKSKARHAAISTLLNTPFHFKDKPLIVQYEVNFQDGQECGGAYLKLLTLDSKHTELKNFHDKTPYTIMFGPDKCGNDHKLHFIFRHKNPLNGTIEEKHCKKPKERLEDFFKDKQPHLYTLIVRPDNTFEIKVDNKIVNTGSLLDDFTPPVNPPLEIEDPNDKQPDDWDDREKISDPSAIKPDDWDEDAPAQIVDEEDVMPEGWLEDEPPMIPNPDSVKPDDWDIDMDGEWAPPEIPNPKCSDVPGCGPYKQKMKKNPRYKGKWLPPLINNPNYSGKWKPKLIHNPNYFNDEHPFLMSSISAIGFELWSMSPDIIFDNILITDNEDVAKKWSDETFEVRRVKIAEESETLWGRMMRSMNYKPGWWALYFCYCMIPIILYVWYLIKRSREEKNEGKEEDKQCLDINKDLLDNEEEEETQEAAIEENKEIENTSETEEIIESKTDKSSGEDGPRRRKPNKE; from the exons ATGGCAAAAATCGTAGCATGTGCATCATTACTTTATTTAAgcataatttgtaatatattagatGCCAATGAGCAAcatgataatgatattaaagatacaAATACAAAATCAACATACCAAAGTCCGGAACCATCTGGATTTGCTTACTTAGCAGAACATTTtgatgatagagaaagatttgATACTGCTTGGGTATTATCAGAAgctaaaaaagataatatcgatgaagaTATCGCAAAATATGATG gaaTCTGGACTATAGAAGAGCCTAAAAGACCTATACAAGATGGTGATTTaggtttaatattaaaaagcaaGGCTAGGCATGCTGCTATTTCTACTTTATTAAATActccttttcatttcaaagATAAACCATTGATTGTACAGTATGAAGTTAATTTTCAAGATGGTCAAGAATGTGGTGGTGCATATCtcaaattattaacattagatTCAAAACACACagaattaaagaattttcatgataaaacACCATATACTATTATGTTTGGACCTGATAAGTGTGGGAATGATCAtaag ctacattttattttccgcCATAAAAATCCTTTAAATGGTACAATAGAAGAAAAGCATTGTAAAAAACCAAAGGAGAGATTGGAGGATTTCTTCAAAGATAAACAACCACATTTATATACTTTGATAGTTCGTCCTGATAAcacatttgaaataaaagttgacaataaaattgtaaatacagGATCGCTATTAGACGATTTCACTCCTCCTGTTAATCCACCTTTAGAAATAGAAGATCCAAATGATAAACAACCTGATGACTGGGAtgatagagaaaagatatcTGACCCATCAGCGATAAAACCTGATGACTGGGATGAAGATGCTCCAGCCCAGATAGTAGACGAAGAAGATGTTATGCCAGAAGGATGGTTGGAAGATGAACCACCTATGATACCAAATCCTGATTCTGTAAAACCTGATGATTGGGACATTGATATGGATGGAGAATGGGCACCTCCTGAAATACCAAATCCAAAATGCTCAGATGTTCCAGGTTGTGGCCCTTATAagcaaaaaatgaagaagaatccACGTTATAAAGGAAAATGGTTACCTCCATTGATTAATAATCCTAATTACAGTGGAAAATGGAAACCTAAACTAATTCATAATCCTAATTACTTCAATGATGAACATCCATTTTTGATGTCATCTATT TCTGCTATTGGATTTGAACTTTGGTCCATGTCTcctgatattatttttgacaaTATTCTTATTACTGATAATGAAGATGTTGCAAAAAAATGGTCCGATGAAACGTTTGAAGTGAGACGAGTTAAAATTGCTGAAGAAAGT GAAACATTGTGGGGACGTATGATGCGTTCCATGAACTACAAACCTGGCTGGTGGgctctttatttttgttactgtATGATACCAATCATATTATATGTTTggtatttaataaaacgttCACGTGAG gaaaaaaatgagggaaaagaagaggacAAGCAAtgtttagatataaataaagatttattagataatgaagaagaggaagaaactcAGGAGGCAgctatagaagaaaataaagaaattgaaaatacaaGTGAAACAGAGGAGATAATTGAATCTAAAACG GATAAATCTAGTGGTGAAGATGGTCCAAGACGAAGAAAACCAAATAAAGAATGA
- the LOC124952031 gene encoding myotubularin-related protein 6, with amino-acid sequence MDQIKIPKVENVRLLEKYSNNHSIGTLYLTLTNLIFIERNGKKKIWVLYTHISNIEKQPLTTTGSPLYIKCKHFYIVTFVIPKERDCHDIYLTLLKLSCPVNLEDLYCFTYQEKLQQHVGWNFFNVQSEFQRQGVPNEEWSLSYLNTNYELCDTYPKYIYVPSTCADNILLGSAKFRSRGRLPVLTYLHSNKAVICRCSQPLSGFSARCPEDELIMYYILCTNPNSKYMYVVDTRPRINAFANRAAGKGYENENFYDNIKFHFFGIENIHVMRTSLNKLIELQRTTSMSAFLNGLESSGWLKHIRSILETAWFIARAVSTGVSVVVHCSDGWDRTAQVCSLAALLLDPYYRTIQGFQALIEKDWLSFGHKFSDRCGYISSDGKELAPIFTQFIDATYQLLQQYPHKFQFNEFFLLTLHDHVHSCQYGTFIGNSEKERQTLRLSERTYSLWGYIANNTNEYINPLYECKHWNDDSNDVLQPKLAPQNIIIWRGLYFRFENGIHPREAHEDMLLTIHDHSSSLEDHVKLLAKRINSLSQLLKLNNVQRKNIQGKHKFDNKYVKESLSETIKENVNNDEKMKNKEQASQIENELKTVAIEWKSSRNMEECTCSTTFDAFNRKHHCWSCGDVLCTRCIDSHNVLTGHLSQRAVPVCKSCSQNSGSSSINP; translated from the exons ATGGACCAAATAAAGATTCCAAAg GTAGAAAACGTCCGTTTATTGGAAAAGTATAGTAATAATCATTCTATAGGTACATTGTATTTAACCTTAAcaaatcttatatttatagaacgaaatggtaaaaaaaaaatatgg gtCTTGTATACTCATATATCCAACATAGAAAAACAACCTTTAACTACTACAGGATCACCcctatatattaaatgtaaacatttttatattgttactTTTGTTATACCTAAGGAACGTGACTGCCATGACATTTATCTTACATTATTAAAACTGTCTTGCCCAg tAAATTTAGAAGATCTTTATTGCTTCACTtatcaagaaaaattacaGCAACATGTTGgttggaatttttttaatgtacaaAGTGAATTTCAAAGACAAGGAGTACCAAATGAAGAATGGTCTCTTTCATACTTGAATACTAATTATGAg cTTTGTGATACATAcccaaaatatatatatgttccaaGCACTTGCGCAGACAACATTTTGTTAGGTAGTGCAAAATTTAGAAGTAGGGGAAGGCTTCCTGTATTAACATATTTACATTCGAATAAG GCTGTTATCTGCCGTTGCAGTCAACCACTTTCAGGATTTAGTGCGCGATGTCCCGAGgatgaattaattatgtattatatactttgTACAAATCctaattcaaaatatatgtatgttgtcGATACAAGGCCACGT ATTAATGCTTTTGCAAATCGGGCAGCAGGAAAAggatatgaaaatgaaaatttctatgacaatataaagtttcatttttttggGATTGAAAATATACATGTCATGAGAACAAGTTTGAACAAGCTTATAGAGT TACAAAGAACAACATCTATGAGTGCATTTTTAAATGGTCTAGAAAGCAGTGGATGGTTAAAGCACATTCGTTCTATATTAGAAACTGCTTGGTTTATTGCACGAGCAGTTTCTACTGGCGTGAGTGTAGTAGTACATTGTAGCGATGGTTGGGATCGTACAGCGCAAGTATGTTCTCTGGCTGCTTTACTCCTAGATCCATATTATAGAACTATTCAAGGATTTCag gcattaatagaaaaagattggTTGTCATTTGGTCATAAATTCAGTGACCGCTGTGGTTATATTAGTAGCGACGGCAAAGAATTAGCACCTATATTTACTCAATTTATAGATGCAACCTATCAATTACTACAGCAATATCcacataaatttcaatttaatgaattttttcttttaacactTCATGACCATGTACATAGCTGTCAGTATGGAACATTTATTGGAAattctgaaaaagaaagacagactcttag ATTATCAGAAAGAACGTATTCTTTGTGGGGATATATTgcaaataatacaaatgagTATATCAATCCGCTTTATGAATGTAAACATTGGAATGATGATTCTAATGATGTTCTCCAGCCAAAATTAGCACCacaaaatattat CATTTGGAGAGgattatattttagatttgaAAATGGTATTCATCCTAGAGAGGCACACGAAGATATGTTATTAACAATTCATGATCATAGTAGTTCTTTAGAAGATCACGTTAAACTTCTtgcaaaa AGAATTAATTCTTTGAGtcaattattaaagttaaataacgtacaaagaaaaaatattcaaggtaaacataaatttgataataaatatgtcaaAGAATCTTTATCCGAAACTATTAAGGAAAATGtgaataacgatgaaaaaatgaaaaataaagagcaAGCAAGCCAAATTGAGAATGAATTGAAGACAGTTGCCATAGAATGGAAGTCATCTCGTAATATGGAGGAATGTACTTGTTCGACTACATTTGATGCGTTTAATAGGAAG CATCATTGTTGGTCTTGTGGGGATGTATTATGTACACGATGTATAGATTCGCATAATGTATTAACTGGACATTTATCACAACGTGCTGTACCTGTTTGCAAATCGTGTTCTCAAAATTCTGGTAGTTCTTCGATTAACCCAtga
- the LOC124952034 gene encoding calnexin isoform X2, translating into MAKIVACASLLYLSIICNILDANEQHDNDIKDTNTKSTYQSPEPSGFAYLAEHFDDRERFDTAWVLSEAKKDNIDEDIAKYDGIWTIEEPKRPIQDGDLGLILKSKARHAAISTLLNTPFHFKDKPLIVQYEVNFQDGQECGGAYLKLLTLDSKHTELKNFHDKTPYTIMFGPDKCGNDHKLHFIFRHKNPLNGTIEEKHCKKPKERLEDFFKDKQPHLYTLIVRPDNTFEIKVDNKIVNTGSLLDDFTPPVNPPLEIEDPNDKQPDDWDDREKISDPSAIKPDDWDEDAPAQIVDEEDVMPEGWLEDEPPMIPNPDSVKPDDWDIDMDGEWAPPEIPNPKCSDVPGCGPYKQKMKKNPRYKGKWLPPLINNPNYSGKWKPKLIHNPNYFNDEHPFLMSSISAIGFELWSMSPDIIFDNILITDNEDVAKKWSDETFEVRRVKIAEESWTIWRQIATFTTEHPWMWAVYILGAGLPVLLLIYCCCFSSQEKNEGKEEDKQCLDINKDLLDNEEEEETQEAAIEENKEIENTSETEEIIESKTDKSSGEDGPRRRKPNKE; encoded by the exons ATGGCAAAAATCGTAGCATGTGCATCATTACTTTATTTAAgcataatttgtaatatattagatGCCAATGAGCAAcatgataatgatattaaagatacaAATACAAAATCAACATACCAAAGTCCGGAACCATCTGGATTTGCTTACTTAGCAGAACATTTtgatgatagagaaagatttgATACTGCTTGGGTATTATCAGAAgctaaaaaagataatatcgatgaagaTATCGCAAAATATGATG gaaTCTGGACTATAGAAGAGCCTAAAAGACCTATACAAGATGGTGATTTaggtttaatattaaaaagcaaGGCTAGGCATGCTGCTATTTCTACTTTATTAAATActccttttcatttcaaagATAAACCATTGATTGTACAGTATGAAGTTAATTTTCAAGATGGTCAAGAATGTGGTGGTGCATATCtcaaattattaacattagatTCAAAACACACagaattaaagaattttcatgataaaacACCATATACTATTATGTTTGGACCTGATAAGTGTGGGAATGATCAtaag ctacattttattttccgcCATAAAAATCCTTTAAATGGTACAATAGAAGAAAAGCATTGTAAAAAACCAAAGGAGAGATTGGAGGATTTCTTCAAAGATAAACAACCACATTTATATACTTTGATAGTTCGTCCTGATAAcacatttgaaataaaagttgacaataaaattgtaaatacagGATCGCTATTAGACGATTTCACTCCTCCTGTTAATCCACCTTTAGAAATAGAAGATCCAAATGATAAACAACCTGATGACTGGGAtgatagagaaaagatatcTGACCCATCAGCGATAAAACCTGATGACTGGGATGAAGATGCTCCAGCCCAGATAGTAGACGAAGAAGATGTTATGCCAGAAGGATGGTTGGAAGATGAACCACCTATGATACCAAATCCTGATTCTGTAAAACCTGATGATTGGGACATTGATATGGATGGAGAATGGGCACCTCCTGAAATACCAAATCCAAAATGCTCAGATGTTCCAGGTTGTGGCCCTTATAagcaaaaaatgaagaagaatccACGTTATAAAGGAAAATGGTTACCTCCATTGATTAATAATCCTAATTACAGTGGAAAATGGAAACCTAAACTAATTCATAATCCTAATTACTTCAATGATGAACATCCATTTTTGATGTCATCTATT TCTGCTATTGGATTTGAACTTTGGTCCATGTCTcctgatattatttttgacaaTATTCTTATTACTGATAATGAAGATGTTGCAAAAAAATGGTCCGATGAAACGTTTGAAGTGAGACGAGTTAAAATTGCTGAAGAAAGT TGGACTATATGGCGTCAAATTGCAACATTTACTACAGAACATCCTTGGATGTGGGCTGTATATATACTAGGTGCTGGCCTACCTGTacttctattaatttattgttgcTGTTTTAGTAGTCAG gaaaaaaatgagggaaaagaagaggacAAGCAAtgtttagatataaataaagatttattagataatgaagaagaggaagaaactcAGGAGGCAgctatagaagaaaataaagaaattgaaaatacaaGTGAAACAGAGGAGATAATTGAATCTAAAACG GATAAATCTAGTGGTGAAGATGGTCCAAGACGAAGAAAACCAAATAAAGAATGA
- the LOC124952034 gene encoding calnexin isoform X3, with translation MAKIVACASLLYLSIICNILDANEQHDNDIKDTNTKSTYQSPEPSGFAYLAEHFDDRERFDTAWVLSEAKKDNIDEDIAKYDGIWTIEEPKRPIQDGDLGLILKSKARHAAISTLLNTPFHFKDKPLIVQYEVNFQDGQECGGAYLKLLTLDSKHTELKNFHDKTPYTIMFGPDKCGNDHKLHFIFRHKNPLNGTIEEKHCKKPKERLEDFFKDKQPHLYTLIVRPDNTFEIKVDNKIVNTGSLLDDFTPPVNPPLEIEDPNDKQPDDWDDREKISDPSAIKPDDWDEDAPAQIVDEEDVMPEGWLEDEPPMIPNPDSVKPDDWDIDMDGEWAPPEIPNPKCSDVPGCGPYKQKMKKNPRYKGKWLPPLINNPNYSGKWKPKLIHNPNYFNDEHPFLMSSISAIGFELWSMSPDIIFDNILITDNEDVAKKWSDETFEVRRVKIAEESETLWGRMMRSMNYKPGWWALYFCYCMIPIILYVWYLIKRSREVLNSRDLKCLLI, from the exons ATGGCAAAAATCGTAGCATGTGCATCATTACTTTATTTAAgcataatttgtaatatattagatGCCAATGAGCAAcatgataatgatattaaagatacaAATACAAAATCAACATACCAAAGTCCGGAACCATCTGGATTTGCTTACTTAGCAGAACATTTtgatgatagagaaagatttgATACTGCTTGGGTATTATCAGAAgctaaaaaagataatatcgatgaagaTATCGCAAAATATGATG gaaTCTGGACTATAGAAGAGCCTAAAAGACCTATACAAGATGGTGATTTaggtttaatattaaaaagcaaGGCTAGGCATGCTGCTATTTCTACTTTATTAAATActccttttcatttcaaagATAAACCATTGATTGTACAGTATGAAGTTAATTTTCAAGATGGTCAAGAATGTGGTGGTGCATATCtcaaattattaacattagatTCAAAACACACagaattaaagaattttcatgataaaacACCATATACTATTATGTTTGGACCTGATAAGTGTGGGAATGATCAtaag ctacattttattttccgcCATAAAAATCCTTTAAATGGTACAATAGAAGAAAAGCATTGTAAAAAACCAAAGGAGAGATTGGAGGATTTCTTCAAAGATAAACAACCACATTTATATACTTTGATAGTTCGTCCTGATAAcacatttgaaataaaagttgacaataaaattgtaaatacagGATCGCTATTAGACGATTTCACTCCTCCTGTTAATCCACCTTTAGAAATAGAAGATCCAAATGATAAACAACCTGATGACTGGGAtgatagagaaaagatatcTGACCCATCAGCGATAAAACCTGATGACTGGGATGAAGATGCTCCAGCCCAGATAGTAGACGAAGAAGATGTTATGCCAGAAGGATGGTTGGAAGATGAACCACCTATGATACCAAATCCTGATTCTGTAAAACCTGATGATTGGGACATTGATATGGATGGAGAATGGGCACCTCCTGAAATACCAAATCCAAAATGCTCAGATGTTCCAGGTTGTGGCCCTTATAagcaaaaaatgaagaagaatccACGTTATAAAGGAAAATGGTTACCTCCATTGATTAATAATCCTAATTACAGTGGAAAATGGAAACCTAAACTAATTCATAATCCTAATTACTTCAATGATGAACATCCATTTTTGATGTCATCTATT TCTGCTATTGGATTTGAACTTTGGTCCATGTCTcctgatattatttttgacaaTATTCTTATTACTGATAATGAAGATGTTGCAAAAAAATGGTCCGATGAAACGTTTGAAGTGAGACGAGTTAAAATTGCTGAAGAAAGT GAAACATTGTGGGGACGTATGATGCGTTCCATGAACTACAAACCTGGCTGGTGGgctctttatttttgttactgtATGATACCAATCATATTATATGTTTggtatttaataaaacgttCACGTGAGGTATTAAATTCACGAGACTTAAAATGCTTGCTTATATAA